The Apium graveolens cultivar Ventura chromosome 11, ASM990537v1, whole genome shotgun sequence genome has a window encoding:
- the LOC141695567 gene encoding uncharacterized protein LOC141695567 encodes MIALQQGTRDEFFKMSLAKRPPESMLQVQDTAGKYIKVEESMKKIDVSNEPTGNMKRKTDQEYDAKDKYPRIGKNSDSSSSKKNQQPKFAKYARLNAPRSQILMEFEKDKDFKWPKPLRGDPEKRDKSRRKFGRFTKGEEAGGQKRDNDRRDDDRRGNDRDHNPQPRGPVINMISGGPTTAGTTRNSRKAYAREVMSIVGEPSKHSKSEVTLEFGDPYLEGLKFPQVDPLLTPSDTPIYGFNHVECKVEGAIQLPVTIGTEPREATQMLNFQVVKAASTYNVIMGRTGIHTFKAVPSTYHMVLKFPTRNGVGEARGDQKMARSCYIAALRPDGTGGRSSP; translated from the exons ATGATAGCCCTGCAGCAAGGGACTAGagacgagttctttaagatgtccttggctaaGCGCCCTCCTGAAAGCATGCTGCAGGTCCAGGATACAGCTGGGAAATATATTAAGGTAgaggaaagtatgaagaagatAGATGTGAGTAACGAACCTACTGGGAACATGAAGCGGAAGACGGATCAGGAGTATgatgccaaggacaagtatccacGAATTGGCAAAAACTCTGACTCCTCCTCTTCTAAAAAGAATCAGCAACCAAAGTTCGCTAAATATGCAAGGttgaatgctccaaggagccaaatccttATGGAATTTGAAAAGGATAAAGACTTCAAATggccgaagccactaaggggagaTCCCGAAAAAAGAGACAAGAGTCg GAGAAAGTTTGGAcgtttcaccaagggtgaagaggcCGGAGGCCAGAAGAGAGATAATGATCGAAGAGATGATGATCGAAGAGGTAACGACAGAGATCACAACCCACAGCCCCGAGGGCCAGTAATTAATATGATCTCGGGAGGACCTACAACAGCTGGTACTACAAGGAACTCCCGAAAAGCTTATGCAAGAGAAGTAATGAGCATAGTTGGAGAACCATCTAAGCATTCTAAGTCAGAGGTGACGCTTGAATTTGGTGACCCGTACCTTGAAGGCTTGAAATTTCCTCAGGTCGATCCTTTG TTAACTCCATCCGACACACCCATCTACGGGTTTAACCATGTGGAATGCAAAGTCGAAGGAGCAATACAACTTCCCGTAACTATTGGGACAGAGCCTAGGGAGGCCACACAGATGTTGAACTTTCAGGTTGTCAAGGCAGCCTCTACTTACAATGTTATCATGGGTAGGACAGGGATCCATACTTTTAAGGCTGTGCCCTCAACCTACCACATGGTACTGAAGTTCCCAACTAGAAATGGTGTTGGAGAAGCAAggggagatcaaaagatggcccGCAGTTGCTATATTGCAGCACTTAGGCCTGATGGAACAGGGGGCAGGTCCTCCCCAtag